Proteins encoded by one window of Deinococcus malanensis:
- a CDS encoding class I SAM-dependent methyltransferase, producing MLPEDQARHNAARFDRLATTYDQLGFLALAARELARQLRVEPGQAVLDVASGTGTVALELASRVGTSGRVVGTDLAPRMVAQARSKAQGIPQLSFELADASALPFPDATFDRVICASGLFFMPDMVQALREWRRVVRPGGLVAFSSFGPGLLGELPALWREELTASGLKPAPPPLGRLPSVEAARELLQQVSFQDAQVSLEPLSYTLSSPEARWADITAGLEGDPVSALSAEALARLRRAHLSRLREAVPSWPLTVPVPVIVAIAVR from the coding sequence ATGCTTCCGGAAGACCAGGCCCGGCACAACGCGGCACGATTTGACCGGCTGGCCACGACCTATGACCAGCTGGGATTTCTGGCCCTGGCCGCCCGTGAACTGGCCAGGCAACTGCGCGTCGAGCCGGGGCAGGCTGTGCTGGACGTGGCCAGTGGAACTGGAACGGTGGCCCTTGAACTGGCCAGCCGGGTGGGCACCTCCGGACGTGTGGTGGGCACCGATCTCGCGCCGCGGATGGTGGCCCAGGCACGCAGCAAGGCACAGGGGATTCCTCAGCTGAGTTTCGAGCTGGCCGACGCCTCTGCCCTCCCCTTTCCGGACGCCACCTTTGACCGGGTAATCTGCGCCTCAGGCCTCTTTTTTATGCCCGACATGGTGCAGGCGCTGCGTGAATGGCGGCGCGTCGTGCGGCCTGGTGGGCTGGTGGCGTTCTCGTCGTTCGGTCCCGGCCTGCTGGGCGAGCTGCCTGCCCTCTGGCGTGAGGAGCTAACCGCGTCGGGCCTGAAACCGGCGCCACCGCCGCTGGGTCGCCTGCCCAGCGTGGAGGCCGCACGGGAACTGTTGCAGCAGGTCTCGTTCCAGGATGCCCAGGTCAGTCTTGAGCCTCTGTCCTATACCCTGTCTTCACCTGAAGCCCGCTGGGCTGACATCACCGCGGGGCTGGAAGGCGATCCGGTAAGTGCTCTGTCGGCTGAGGCACTGGCACGGCTGCGTCGCGCACATCTAAGCCGGCTGCGTGAGGCCGTGCCTTCATGGCCGCTGACTGTGCCGGTGCCAGTGATTGTGGCGATCGCAGTGCGGTGA
- a CDS encoding DMT family transporter: MTPHARGILLLVLVTALWGSTFAVVKELGELLPPSVLIAWRFTLATVALLPVLALMPRRAAPRAARAGPSAWKESLTRDGLILGAWLIAGYGTQTIALQTTSANRAAFFTALSVVLVPVWLTFAQRRRMPLALWVALPLAVLGLGLLSWEGGALVAGDAWALACAVTYAGFIVALEGTATRHQPLAFTFAQVLSVTVMAWIWAALSAPAQLWPPEAAWGPLLYLGVLATAVTTLLQTIGQRTVSAAEASLIYALEPVTASFFSFLLIQERVGLRGAVGGFLVVVATVLSQRTQPEPQPELPVPHGLSAEPPSEATPTAADQRSRA; the protein is encoded by the coding sequence ATGACTCCCCATGCGCGCGGCATCCTGCTTCTGGTCCTGGTTACAGCGCTGTGGGGAAGCACCTTCGCCGTGGTCAAGGAGCTGGGTGAGCTGTTGCCACCCAGCGTGCTGATCGCTTGGCGCTTCACGCTGGCCACGGTAGCGCTGCTTCCCGTTCTGGCGCTGATGCCGCGCAGGGCCGCGCCACGGGCGGCCCGTGCTGGTCCTTCAGCCTGGAAGGAGAGCCTTACCCGCGACGGTCTGATCCTGGGTGCCTGGCTGATCGCTGGCTACGGAACCCAGACCATCGCCCTGCAGACCACCAGTGCCAACCGCGCCGCTTTCTTTACGGCGCTGAGCGTGGTGCTGGTCCCGGTATGGCTCACCTTCGCGCAGCGCCGGCGCATGCCCCTGGCGCTGTGGGTCGCCCTGCCCCTGGCGGTGCTGGGCTTAGGGCTGCTGTCCTGGGAGGGCGGTGCCCTGGTGGCTGGTGACGCCTGGGCCCTGGCCTGCGCTGTGACTTACGCGGGATTTATCGTGGCCCTGGAAGGCACAGCCACCCGCCACCAACCCCTGGCGTTCACGTTCGCGCAGGTGCTCTCGGTCACGGTGATGGCCTGGATCTGGGCAGCCCTGAGTGCGCCGGCGCAACTGTGGCCCCCCGAGGCCGCCTGGGGGCCCCTGCTCTACCTGGGCGTCCTGGCGACCGCCGTCACCACCCTGCTGCAGACCATCGGCCAGCGTACGGTAAGTGCCGCCGAAGCCAGTCTGATCTACGCCCTGGAACCTGTTACCGCCAGCTTCTTCAGCTTTCTGCTGATTCAGGAGAGGGTCGGCTTGCGGGGCGCGGTAGGCGGGTTTCTGGTGGTGGTGGCTACCGTCCTCAGCCAGCGCACGCAGCCGGAGCCGCAGCCTGAGTTGCCTGTTCCCCACGGCCTGTCGGCTGAGCCGCCTTCAGAGGCAACTCCCACCGCAGCCGATCAACGCAGCCGGGCCTGA
- a CDS encoding TM2 domain-containing protein — MTNPDDKTSAGQAPDLTPQGNAPSWVDDVLNASRAAPAPQAPPAQSPVAQPAPWPQESPELTGADNLRLPEAAPQRAPLTPPPSAASRTAVQEPFDSDDWIARATGGSAKSPLIPQGAPAEPPAQARVDPWGDAIRQAQAYVQQQPMTPYNQGAGQTSGDVAQRKLIAGLLGIFLGWLGAHKFYLGMTGAGLTMLGVQVGVWIVAIILGLLMLIVGLALTLPLAALVSSAVGVLGLIEGILYLTKSDADFERDYLIGKKPWL, encoded by the coding sequence ATGACGAACCCGGATGACAAGACCAGCGCTGGTCAGGCACCTGACCTGACGCCGCAAGGCAACGCACCGTCATGGGTAGATGACGTCCTGAACGCCTCACGCGCGGCACCTGCCCCGCAGGCTCCTCCGGCACAGTCCCCAGTGGCGCAGCCTGCTCCCTGGCCACAGGAGTCACCAGAACTCACTGGCGCCGACAATCTGCGCCTGCCAGAGGCTGCTCCCCAGCGTGCGCCGCTGACCCCGCCCCCCTCTGCAGCATCCCGCACCGCCGTGCAGGAGCCATTCGACTCGGACGACTGGATTGCCCGCGCCACAGGTGGAAGCGCCAAATCACCATTGATTCCACAGGGTGCCCCTGCTGAGCCGCCAGCCCAGGCCAGGGTGGACCCCTGGGGCGACGCAATCCGGCAGGCCCAGGCCTATGTCCAGCAGCAACCGATGACCCCATATAACCAGGGTGCCGGACAGACCTCTGGCGACGTGGCTCAGCGCAAACTCATTGCCGGCCTGCTGGGCATCTTTCTCGGCTGGCTGGGCGCCCACAAGTTCTACCTCGGCATGACCGGTGCCGGGCTGACCATGCTGGGCGTACAGGTAGGCGTATGGATCGTGGCGATCATCCTGGGCCTGCTGATGCTTATTGTCGGTCTGGCACTGACACTCCCCCTGGCCGCCCTGGTCAGTTCTGCAGTGGGAGTCCTGGGTCTGATCGAGGGCATCCTGTACCTCACCAAATCCGACGCAGATTTTGAACGGGACTATCTGATTGGCAAGAAGCCCTGGCTGTAA
- a CDS encoding PLP-dependent transferase, translating to MTSDPPHYETQAVQTGIPRGLGQTVGIPIHAAAGFQFETLEQAQSEFQQNTGLSYARLQNPTVRALEERLSTLEGGAATVALASGQAATLTAMLSVCRAGDHVVSSSSLFGGTAGLLNNILPLMGIGATLVPNTPEAVRGAMQDNTRLVWAEIIGNPAGDVPDLRGLADVAHAGGALLAIDSTWAGVGFLCRPLEHGADIVTHSLTKWAGGHGSVMGGSVTVGTAHDLSRNPIYTEGAEQSILNLRGEQALAWRQRWFGAHQLGMTLAPHSAFLLAQGLETLSLRLTRQSETALSLAGWLETHPRVGKVGYPGLSSSPWHAQAQQYLRGGAGAVLTFEVDNPAAFLGRLQILRIVPNLGDSRTLVVHPWTTTHGRLPEPTRLAAGVTSRTIRMSVGLEAVADLQADIEQALG from the coding sequence ATGACTTCTGACCCACCACACTACGAGACTCAGGCCGTTCAGACCGGCATTCCGCGCGGGCTGGGCCAGACGGTGGGTATTCCCATTCACGCCGCTGCCGGCTTTCAGTTCGAGACGCTGGAACAGGCCCAGAGTGAATTCCAGCAGAACACCGGTCTCAGCTATGCCCGGTTACAGAACCCCACCGTGCGCGCCCTGGAAGAACGGCTGAGCACTCTGGAAGGCGGCGCGGCCACGGTGGCGCTGGCCAGTGGTCAGGCCGCGACGCTGACCGCCATGCTGAGTGTGTGCCGGGCTGGCGATCATGTGGTGTCCTCCAGCAGTCTGTTCGGGGGAACCGCCGGGCTCCTGAACAACATCCTGCCTCTGATGGGCATCGGCGCCACCCTGGTGCCCAACACGCCCGAAGCGGTGCGGGGCGCCATGCAGGACAATACCCGGCTGGTGTGGGCCGAGATTATCGGCAACCCCGCCGGAGACGTCCCGGACCTGCGTGGGCTGGCCGACGTCGCTCATGCTGGAGGCGCGCTGCTGGCCATCGACAGCACCTGGGCTGGAGTCGGCTTCCTGTGCCGGCCCTTGGAGCACGGCGCGGACATCGTGACCCACAGCCTGACCAAGTGGGCTGGAGGGCACGGCAGCGTCATGGGTGGCAGTGTCACCGTAGGCACCGCACATGACCTCAGCCGCAACCCCATCTACACCGAGGGCGCCGAGCAGAGCATCCTGAACCTACGCGGCGAGCAGGCTCTGGCCTGGCGCCAGCGCTGGTTCGGCGCCCATCAGCTGGGCATGACGCTGGCCCCTCACAGCGCCTTCCTGCTGGCCCAGGGCCTGGAAACGCTGTCGCTGCGTCTGACCCGCCAGTCCGAGACGGCGCTCTCTCTGGCAGGGTGGCTGGAGACCCATCCCAGGGTGGGTAAGGTGGGCTATCCCGGCCTCTCCAGCAGCCCCTGGCACGCCCAGGCACAGCAGTACCTGCGTGGAGGTGCAGGCGCGGTGCTGACCTTCGAGGTGGATAACCCAGCTGCGTTTCTGGGCCGCCTGCAGATTCTGCGCATCGTTCCCAACCTGGGCGACAGCCGCACCCTGGTCGTGCACCCCTGGACCACCACCCATGGCCGTCTGCCTGAGCCAACCCGGCTCGCGGCTGGCGTGACATCGCGCACCATCCGCATGAGCGTGGGCCTGGAAGCGGTGGCGGACCTCCAGGCCGATATCGAGCAGGCCCTGGGCTGA